A genomic stretch from Salarias fasciatus chromosome 10, fSalaFa1.1, whole genome shotgun sequence includes:
- the uspl1 gene encoding SUMO-specific isopeptidase USPL1, producing MVIFLEWHRTSLDPKSSSSLPMSSEGTGLEALASPLAGYLEKVQARAASLEYCPWCAAKGSTYALRSYHVNLQESITLCTNPQCLFPLVTRPLEDVLASLEPVESTVGTKRKTTLEEEDELIKPATKRLRSTPQDAASVPVGAEENGAASGQHAPTLIDDEKINGSQTEYPVSEATERKSRVNGTDAEEDSVSVAQEEGPALNACLVSFVRSSEGLQTDDGVDAAASPPCGAVVSSKSNLCSPELPDGCNDLGSAQKSQIEEITMCKEIKPEGKDLSRVPLTEELVPIPNQLFWKNSDSLCWLDSLLVALVNCKSLKNCKPLDEPRQSAVWRLMKAYEDICVAVQAHQTESDGVRRVPSRFLQKANNDLQSLRMSVFKALEPKLRCKLGQRETPVFAMPLLLSMDSWAECLFQAAFCWEFKCGSCRAASKERLSKTISTCTNLMPDWRPLHAVHTAPCSVCRSRNQKRTMKLVRLPPVFALHFVEGLPRDDVGAYSFDFQGKHYSVTTIIQYDQRLKHFVTWIRRSDGSWLEYDDLKHPVCQTHEKLPVPAEQLHVLFWEAEESNDSGACSPSSTSVEAPPSESQGAAMLNGGNSRAEDPDRSFSATHNDTDIVRALSTSDAEGDTSLGASTLLDAFEGLSHTDIITLTLVDLNAESDTKSHGSQQSPEASVSSQSEAVTTTADASSTAVDGGKGHSSDLEGHTSRSSSETESRDSLSSDPTYTPSARAGRAGVVTRSRQKAAQAEKAPAAAPSSRASSKTSVQAPDPDPAPQNGAPCAELPQQASPVSPVTPVAVCPPSTTQDPVQPTLESNTRLSYLLSKRPRSQVQKSTAQPARSSAQRRPVPPFHSTPSTVKRPQPPALTQLSTEDAAGLPPKAAEMYGAFGAKRSNGLAASSPPPPVTSNHLNTAGRPTVSRFTHEAALKKQSSDLPPGPSSTDALRLKLLKKLKAKKKKLARLNKLLGMQGDGSLQPDSTDLGSPSTVTSSTYDDFLSDLLSPATTASNLSPDSTEFLEMLANGKDGTDQTDYAAPVPPANGGENTSNPDNFLEEFLSKAAAQTPTAMEAEALGALDLFV from the exons ATGGTAATATTTCTGGAATGGCACCGGACATCCTTGGACccgaagagcagcagcagtttgccAATGTCTAGTGAAGGAACTGGTTTGGAGGCTTTGGCCTCACCACTGGCGGGGTATTTGGAGAAA GTTCAGGCAAGAGCTGCTTCATTGGAGTATTGTCCTTGGTGCGCAGCAAAGGGCTCCACCTACGCTCTGCGCTCCTACCATGTCAACTTGCAGGAGTCGATCACCCTCTGCACAAACCCACAG TGCCTTTTCCCGTTGGTCACTCGCCCCTTGGAGGATGTACTGGCCAGTTTGGAACCCGTGGAGTCCACGGTGGGAACTAAAAGAAAGACTACTCTGGAAGAAGAGGACGAGTTGATCAAGCCTGCAACCAAACGTCTGCGATCAACGCCACAAGATGCTGCCAGTGTCCCCGTGGGCGCAGAAGAGAACGGCGCTGCTAGCGGCCAACATGCACCGACTCTGATAGACGATGAGAAGATCAATGGATCCCAAACTGAATATCCAGTTTCAGAAGCAACAGAACGGAAATCACGAGTTAATGGTACAGATGCGGAGGAGGATTCCGTCAGCGTTGCTCAAGAGGAGGGTCCTGCGCTTAATGCATGCCTGGTCTCGTTTGTGCGCTCATCAGAAGGTTTGCAGACTGATGATGGGGTGGACGCTGCTGCCTCTCCTCCCTGTGGTGCAGTTGTCTCGTCAAAGAGTAACTTGTGTTCTCCCGAGCTCCCGGATGGATGCAACGATCTGGGCTCTGCGCAGAAATCACAGATTGAAGAAATCACCATGTGTAAAGAAATCAAACCAGAAGGAAAGGATTTGTCTCGTGTCCCTCTGACAGAGGAACTTGTGCCAATTCCAAATCAACTTTTTTGGAAGAACAGCGACAGCCTGTGTTGGCTGGACTCGCTCCTTGTCGCTTTGGTGAACTGTAAGAGCTTAAAAAACTGTAAACCGCTGGATGAACCTCGGCAGTCGGCAGTGTGGCGGCTGATGAAAGCATACGAAGACATCTGTGTCGCCGTTCAAGCCCATCAGACTGAAAGCG ATGGGGTCAGGCGGGTGCCGAGTCGCTTTCTGCAAAAAGCCAACAACGATCTTCAGAGTCTCAGGATGTCGGTCTTTAAAGCGCTGGAGCCCAAACTGCGCTGCAAACTGG GTCAGAGGGAAACTCCGGTGTTCGCCAtgccgctgctgctctccaTGGACTCCTGGGCGGAGTGTCTCTTCCAGGCAGCCTTCTGCTGGGAGTTCAAGTGTGGTTCGTGCCGAGCTGCTAGCAAGGAGCG GCTCAGTAAAACGATCTCCACCTGCACAAACCTCATGCCTGACTGGCGCCCGCTCCACGCCGTCCACACGGCGCCGTGCAGCGTGTGCCGCAGCAGGAATCAGAAGAGGACGATGAAGCTGGTTCG GCTGCCTCCCGTCTTTGCGCTGCACTTCGTCGAGGGTCTTCCTCGCGACGACGTCGGCGCCTACAGCTTCGACTTCCAGGGAAAACACTACTCGGTCACCACCATCATCCAGTACGACCAACGCCTGAAGCACTTCGTCACCTGGATCCGGCGCTCCGACG GTTCCTGGCTGGAATATGACGACTTGAAACACCCGGTCTGTCAGACCCATGAGAAGCTGCCGGTCCCGGCCGAGCAGCTGCATGTGCTCTTctgggaggcggaggagagcaACGACTCGGGCGCTTGTTCTCCCTCCAGCACGTCCGTTGAAGCTCCGCCCTCTGAAAGCCAGGGGGCCGCCATGTTGAATGGCGGGAACTCGAGGGCAGAAGATCCAGATCGGTCTTTTTCCGCGACTCACAATGACACGGACATCGTGCGCGCGCTCTCGACATCCGACGCAGAGGGGGACACGTCGCTCGGCGCCAGCACGCTGCTCGACGCCTTCGAGGGTCTTTCCCACACGGACATCATCACGCTCACCTTGGTGGACTTAAATGCTGAATCGGACACAAAGTCGCATGGCAGCCAGCAGTCTCCAGAAGCGAGCGTGTCGAGCCAGAGCGAAGCCGTGACGACCACCGCAGACGCCTCCTCCACCGCAGTCGACGGTGGGAAGGGTCACAGCTCCGATCTTGAGGGTCACACCAGCCGCAGCTCGTCTGAGACCGAGTCGCGGGACAGCTTGTCCAGCGATCCCACGTACACGCCGAGCGCCAGAGCGGGCCGGGCGGGAGTCGTCACCCGCAGCAGACAAAAGGCTGCCCAGGCCGAAAAGGCTCCGGCAGCCGCTCCGTCTTCACGAGCTTCAAGCAAGACGAGCGTTCAGGCTCCAGATCCAGACCCAGCTCCCCAAAACGGCGCGCCATGTGCTGAACTCCCGCAGCAGGCgtcccccgtctcccccgtcaCCCCTGTcgccgtctgtcctccatccaCCACTCAGGATCCGGTGCAGCCGACGCTGGAATCCAACACCCGACTCTCCTACCTGCTCAGCAAACGTCCACGAAGCCAGGTTCAGAAGTCCACGGCGCAGCCCGCCAGATCCAGCGCACAGCGAAGGCCGGTGCCCCCCTTCCACTCCACCCCCAGCACCGTGAAGAGACCGCAGCCTCCTGCTCTGACCCAGCTCAGTACGGAGGACGCTGCGGGTCTCCCGCCCAAAGCCGCAGAGATGTACGGGGCATTCGGTGCTAAGAGATCAAACGGCCTGGCTGCAtcctcgccgccgcctcccgtCACCTCAAACCACCTGAACACTGCGGGGAGGCCGACAGTCTCTCGTTTTACTCACGAAGCGGCTTTAAAGAAACAGTCCTCGGATCTTCCTCCGGGCCCCAGCAGCACGGACGCCCTCAGACTCAAGCTGCTCAAGAAGCTGAaagcgaagaagaagaagctggccAGGCTGAACAAGCTGCTGGGCATGCAGGGGGACGGCAGCCTGCAGCCGGACAGCACCGACCTGGGCTCGCCCAGCACCGTCACCTCCAGCACCTACGACGACTTCCTCTCCGACCTGCTCTCACCCGCAACCACAGCCAGCAACCTCTCCCCAGACAGCACCGAGTTCCTGGAAATGCTCGCCAATGGGAAAGACGGCACCGACCAGACAGACTACGCCGCCCCAGTCCCGCCAGCAAACGGCGGAGAGAACACATCCAACCCAGACAACTTCCTGGAGGAGTTTTTATCCAAGGCTGCAGCGCAGACTCCGACCGCCATGGAGGCCGAGGCTCTTGGGGCACTTGATCTTTTTGTTTAA